A region of Homo sapiens chromosome 17, GRCh38.p14 Primary Assembly DNA encodes the following proteins:
- the PIK3R5 gene encoding phosphoinositide 3-kinase regulatory subunit 5 isoform 3 (isoform 3 is encoded by transcript variant 10), with protein sequence MDSGYVEDSEESSSEWPWRRGSQERRGHRRPGQKFIRIYKLFKSTSQLVLRRDSRSLEGSSDTALPLRRAGSLCSPLDEPVSPPSRAQRSRSLPQPKLGTQLPSWLLAPASRPQRRRPFLSGDEDPKASTLRVVVFGSDRISGKVARAYSNLRRLENNRPLLTRFFKLQFFYVPVKRSHGTSPGACPPPRSQTPSPPTDSPRHASPGELGTTPWEESTNDISHYLGMLDPWYERNVLGLMHLPPEVLCQSLKAEAQALEGSPTQLPILADMLLYYCRFAARPVLLQVYQTELTFITGEKTTEIFIHSLELGHSAATRAIKASGPGSKRLGIDGDREAVPLTLQIIYSKGAISGRSRWSNLEKVCTSVNLNKACRKQEELDSSMEALTLNLTEVVKRQNSKSKKGFNQISTSQIKVDKVQIIGSNSCPFAVCLDQDERKILQSVVRCEVSPCYKPEKSDLSSPPQTPPDLPAQAAPDLCSLLCLPIMTFSGALP encoded by the exons ATGGACAGCGGCTACGTGGAGGACAGCGAGGAGAGCTCCTCCGAGTGGCCTTGGAGGCGTGGCAGCCAGGAACGCCGAGGCCACCGCAGGCCTGGGCAGAAGTTCATCAGGATCTATAAACTCTTCAAGAGCACCAGCCAGCTGGTACTGCGGAGGGACTCTCGGAGCCTGGAGGGCAGCTCGGACACGGCCCTGCCCCTGAGGCGGGCAGGGAGCCTCTGCAGCCCCCTGGACGAACCAGTATCACCCCCTTCCCGGGCCCAGCGCTCCcgctccctgccccagcccaaaCTCGGTACCCAGCTGCCCAGCTGGCTTCTGGCCCCTGCTTCACGCCCCCAGCGCCGCCGCCCCTTCCTGAGTGGAGATGAGGATCCCAAGGCTTCCACGCTACGTGTTGTGGTCTTTGGCTCCGATCGGATTTCAGGGAAGGTGGCTCGGGCGTACAGCAACCTTCG GCGGCTGGAGAACAATCGCCCACTCCTCACACGGTTCTTCAAACTTCAGTTCTTCTACGTGCCTGTGAAGCGAAGTCATGGGACCAGCCCTGGTGCCTGTCCACCCCCTCGGAGCCAGACGCCCTCACCCCCGACAGACTCCCCTAGGCACGCCAGCCCTGGA GAGCTGGGCACCACCCCATGGGAGGAGAGCACCAATGACATCTCCCACTACCTCGGCATGCTGGACCCCTGGTATGAGCGCAATGTACTGGGCCTCATGCACCTGCCCCCTGAAGTCCTGTGCCAG TCCCTGAAGGCTGAAGCCCAGGCCCTGGAGGGCTCCCCAACCCAGCTgcccatcctggctgacatgctACTCTACTACTGCCGCTTTGCCGCCAGACCGGTGCTGCTGCAAGTCTATCAGACCGAG CTGACCTTCATCACTGGGGAGAAGACGACAGAGATCTTCATCCACTCCTTGGAGCTGGGTCACTCCGCTGCCACACGTGCCATCAAGGCGTCAG GTCCTGGCAGCAAGCGGCTGGGCATCGATGGCGACCGGGAGGCTGTTCCTCTAACACTACAGATTATTTACAGCAAG GGGGCCATCAGTGGACGAAGTCGCTGGAGCAACCTGGAGAAGGTCTGTACCTCCGTGAACCTCAACAAGGCCTGCCGGAAGCAGGAGGAGCTGG ATTCCAGCATGGAGGCCCTGACGCTAAACCTGACAGAAGTGGTGAAAAGGCAGAACTCCAAATCCAAGAAGGGCTTTAACCAG ATTAGCACATCGCAGATCAAAGTGGACAAGGTGCAGATCATCGGCTCCAACAGCTGCCCCTTTGCTGTGTGCCTGGACCAGGATGAGAGAAAGATCCTGCAGAGTGTAGTCAG ATGTGAGGTCTCACCGTGCTACAAGCCAGAGAAGAGCGACCTCTCCTCACCACCCCAGACGCCTCCTGACCTGCCGGCCCAGGCCGCACCTGATCTCTGCTCCCTTCTCTGCCTGCCCATCATGACTTTCAGTGGAGCTCTGCCCTAG
- the PIK3R5 gene encoding phosphoinositide 3-kinase regulatory subunit 5 isoform 2 (isoform 2 is encoded by transcript variant 5), whose protein sequence is MDSGYVEDSEESSSEWPWRRGSQERRGHRRPGQKFIRIYKLFKSTSQLVLRRDSRSLEGSSDTALPLRRAGSLCSPLDEPVSPPSRAQRSRSLPQPKLGTQLPSWLLAPASRPQRRRPFLSGDEDPKASTLRVVVFGSDRISGKVARAYSNLRRLENNRPLLTRFFKLQFFYVPVKRSHGTSPGACPPPRSQTPSPPTDSPRHASPGELGTTPWEESTNDISHYLGMLDPWYERNVLGLMHLPPEVLCQQSLKAEAQALEGSPTQLPILADMLLYYCRFAARPVLLQVYQTELTFITGEKTTEIFIHSLELGHSAATRAIKASGPGSKRLGIDGDREAVPLTLQIIYSKGAISGRSRWSNLEKVCTSVNLNKACRKQEELDSSMEALTLNLTEVVKRQNSKSKKGFNQISTSQIKVDKVQIIGSNSCPFAVCLDQDERKILQSVVRCEVSPCYKPEKSDLSSPPQTPPDLPAQAAPDLCSLLCLPIMTFSGALP, encoded by the exons ATGGACAGCGGCTACGTGGAGGACAGCGAGGAGAGCTCCTCCGAGTGGCCTTGGAGGCGTGGCAGCCAGGAACGCCGAGGCCACCGCAGGCCTGGGCAGAAGTTCATCAGGATCTATAAACTCTTCAAGAGCACCAGCCAGCTGGTACTGCGGAGGGACTCTCGGAGCCTGGAGGGCAGCTCGGACACGGCCCTGCCCCTGAGGCGGGCAGGGAGCCTCTGCAGCCCCCTGGACGAACCAGTATCACCCCCTTCCCGGGCCCAGCGCTCCcgctccctgccccagcccaaaCTCGGTACCCAGCTGCCCAGCTGGCTTCTGGCCCCTGCTTCACGCCCCCAGCGCCGCCGCCCCTTCCTGAGTGGAGATGAGGATCCCAAGGCTTCCACGCTACGTGTTGTGGTCTTTGGCTCCGATCGGATTTCAGGGAAGGTGGCTCGGGCGTACAGCAACCTTCG GCGGCTGGAGAACAATCGCCCACTCCTCACACGGTTCTTCAAACTTCAGTTCTTCTACGTGCCTGTGAAGCGAAGTCATGGGACCAGCCCTGGTGCCTGTCCACCCCCTCGGAGCCAGACGCCCTCACCCCCGACAGACTCCCCTAGGCACGCCAGCCCTGGA GAGCTGGGCACCACCCCATGGGAGGAGAGCACCAATGACATCTCCCACTACCTCGGCATGCTGGACCCCTGGTATGAGCGCAATGTACTGGGCCTCATGCACCTGCCCCCTGAAGTCCTGTGCCAG CAGTCCCTGAAGGCTGAAGCCCAGGCCCTGGAGGGCTCCCCAACCCAGCTgcccatcctggctgacatgctACTCTACTACTGCCGCTTTGCCGCCAGACCGGTGCTGCTGCAAGTCTATCAGACCGAG CTGACCTTCATCACTGGGGAGAAGACGACAGAGATCTTCATCCACTCCTTGGAGCTGGGTCACTCCGCTGCCACACGTGCCATCAAGGCGTCAG GTCCTGGCAGCAAGCGGCTGGGCATCGATGGCGACCGGGAGGCTGTTCCTCTAACACTACAGATTATTTACAGCAAG GGGGCCATCAGTGGACGAAGTCGCTGGAGCAACCTGGAGAAGGTCTGTACCTCCGTGAACCTCAACAAGGCCTGCCGGAAGCAGGAGGAGCTGG ATTCCAGCATGGAGGCCCTGACGCTAAACCTGACAGAAGTGGTGAAAAGGCAGAACTCCAAATCCAAGAAGGGCTTTAACCAG ATTAGCACATCGCAGATCAAAGTGGACAAGGTGCAGATCATCGGCTCCAACAGCTGCCCCTTTGCTGTGTGCCTGGACCAGGATGAGAGAAAGATCCTGCAGAGTGTAGTCAG ATGTGAGGTCTCACCGTGCTACAAGCCAGAGAAGAGCGACCTCTCCTCACCACCCCAGACGCCTCCTGACCTGCCGGCCCAGGCCGCACCTGATCTCTGCTCCCTTCTCTGCCTGCCCATCATGACTTTCAGTGGAGCTCTGCCCTAG